The DNA sequence CCCCGATCGACTTGCGAATCATAAAAGTCTGCCACTGCCGTATCCTTGAATTCCACACTGGCCCAGTCCGCCTGCTGCTCAACGAGCACGAGGTCTTCGACCAGCAGCAGATCCTCGGCGGAGCTGATCCCAAACCCACCAATCTCCGTCTCTCCCGCATCACGCCAGGCGAGCAACTTGCTCCACGCGTACGGGCTGAAGCGTAAGGTGGGCTTGGTGATGGGAGGCCGCTGATCCGGCAACCGCTTCTTCCGCTTTCGTTGTTTCTGAGATCTCTTCTTTGCCAGTTTCTTTACTGGCTGCTTCTTCTTTAGCTTCTCGGCACGCATCACAGGTTCCTTCTTCAACACAAGAGGTACAAAACGATTGCTCGCAGTCTTCACACGACCGCAGGCAATGACGACAACAGTTGATTTCACAGGCCCAGCAGGAGTCCATGCACTCGTAGCACTGCAGTTCTTCGCAGTCACAGCAGCAACGCGCACAGTCGTAGCAGAGGGCCGTTTCACATGCAGAACAGTCACAGCGGTCATCAGGAGCGGCAATCCCACCACAGTCGAAACAACGCATCCCCTGCCACTCATCGAGTGCCACATAGGCACTGTCCGGGTTGTAGGAGAGCAGCACTTGCTGGACGAGCAGAAAGAAATCAAAGAGCCGACCCTCTTTCAGCGCTGCGTTGATGACGCCTTGTCCTTCCCCTTCGCAGAGCGTTTCGCTGGAGACATGTGGGTGGGTGACTTCGCTATCGGTAGCCGCCGGATTGGGCTGGCTAGCCACGACGTGATAAGAGAGCCCATTGGTGCCAAGCCGCTCCCAGTCGAGAATGATCTCAAACGGGCCCAGTGCGACTTCTTCCAGTTCGATAGGAACGGTTTTCACCGAGATCGTCTGCCGCCTGAGATCGACTGCGACCGAAGCGAACTCTTCGGTCAGTCCGACCAGTTCGCCAATCGCGGTTCTCGCGGTGAGGTGCTCTGCGGGACGAGTCGGCTGCAACTCATCCGCAAATCCTTCGGGGCAGAGTGAATGAGCCATCTGTTCGCGAGCGGCTTGATATCTGCGGTGACAGACCCGTGCGGCCAGTAACCAACCCTGTTGCTGGGCCCGGTGCAATAGCCGCTGCTGTCTCAGGCAGAGATCCCACTGGAAGGTGGGCAGAGCGGGCAAACGCGACAACGCGGCTCCCTGCTGAGAGCGCTCGGCGATTGCGATCGCCGTTTGGATGAACTGGCGGTCGTGGATCATAAGAGTGCTCCTTTCGGTATGGATCCGCCATGAGAGTAAAAGACTGACCGCCCGAGCGAAGTCGGACGGTCAGCGGCAAAGGCTCTTTACCTACGGCACGCCCCTTCGATCTTGCGTGGCGTGATCGACACGCGATCGCCCTCTTGGAGCGCCTGGTCACGGGCTGCCGGCAGGCGATTGACCCGAATGAGATAATCTTCTGAACGGGGATGTTTAACGTGGCGGTGAAAAAGCGTCTCGACGGTCGTTCCGTCAGCGACTTCGACATGATCGGCGAAGCCGGCTCCATCGTTGTTGATTAAGAGGATTTGCAAGGTGGGGTCCTTTCGTGAAAGTTGGTTAATCGATGAAAAGTCAGCTATGTTCAACAGGAAAGCTGACAGGCGAACCGTTGAGCGTCGACTTCGTCCCAATCGAGATACTTCTCCGGTTCGTTCTGATCAGAGACGGGAGGCTCCGGGTCGAAACGCTGATCGAGCGGGTCGGCAAGCGAGAAGCCAAGCTGTTCGATCGTGTCACACGATTCGCCCGTGGCGTTTGCCACGAGACGGTTGATTAGCGTTTGGTGCATGAGAGGATACTCCTCTGGGTTAGGGAGCGCGCAGCAGCGATCGCCACGCGAAACACATGAGAAAAAGCCCCGCCAGAGATGCGGGGCTCACTGAGAGAACCTGCAGGGAGATTGTTTTGACGACAGAACAATCCCTGGAGTACTCTGCGTTAGGCAGACTGGATCAAGTTCGTGCTTTCAGCTATCCACCAGCTGGCGTATTTCCTGCAGCCAGCCGATGAGCTCGTGTTCTGGGTCGGACCGGGCAAGCAGCTTGGGCGTCATCTGGCTAACTGCTTCACTGTTGAGCCAACGCTTGGCACTCTCGATAAGTCTCTTCTGGCTGCGCTGAGATAGTGAGCGCCAGGCGAGCTGAGGGGCCGATTCGGCTAGCCTGGCCTTGGCCAGTGTGACAGCCACATTGGTTTCAGGTTTCATGACCAGCTTGGGGCCACCCGCTCGCTGAATGGCCTTCGGGTGCAGATAGTTCTCTAGGGAGCGACGCGAGGTAATGCGGGCCGTGCAGTTGGGGTGCTGGTCGATGCGAGCGACGACCGTAAGACGATTGAGCGCCTCGGCTCCACACTCTTTGTCGTGGAGATGAAAGCGTGGTTGACCAAGGCGGGCCAGCCGTTCGCCCCAAGCGGCAATATCGCCGGAACCGCCGCCTCCGGTGGGAAAGAATAGAATCTTCCCTACGGCTTCCCAATTAGCAAGGTTGGGGGTCTGCTCGTCTTGCTTGTTCAGAATGGCCGACAGGTTGCTCAAGAAGGCAACGTCGTGGTTTCCTTCGACCACGACGAGCACTGGGTGCCAACGGCCGTCTTGCAGGTTTTTACGATACGTCCCAGTCGATGGGAGTGACTCGGAGTGGCGGTACGCATCCAACTCTCTGTTCGCGCGTTCCATGACGGTATGACTCATGGTGATTCCTCTGTGGGATTTGGGGAGTTCTCTGCCGACTGGTCGTGAGGTAGTTGCTGTGGCGACGGCGCGGATTCAGTTGAGGCCTCTGGAGGCGGCTCGTTCGTCCCTGTCAAAGCCAAGATGTGACAGGACTGCTCAGCAACAAGCAGCTCAAGGGCGTCCAGCTCCACCTCGGTTGCCGTGGGTCTGGCATGCAGCAACTGCCATGTCAGTACCAGCACAAGGACTGCAACAAACACTACGGCAAAACCTTGCCGTGCTCGGTGTCGCTCCCCATCGGCACGGCGCGTCTCGGCCAGTTGGCGACGTTGTGAGTTGAGGTCGGTCCAGCCGTGGGATAACGCCTGGCGTTCCTGCTGGACCTGTTCTTGCAGCTGGGACATCTGGCGGTTCTGATCGGCTTGCCGGTCGGCAGCCTCGGTCGCTACTTGGACCACCCGCTCGTCGCTGCTGCAGCCTGCCAACAAGAGGCTAGTCAGCATAATCAGTCGAATTTTTCGTCGGCTTGTTCTTCGGTTCACGGTACCTCTTGGGTTGAAGTATGAGTTGCAGTAGTCGCTCCAGCGTTCGCCGCAGACGATGCTCGCGAGCTAGAGCAAAACCCAAAACAATCAGCGCCAGCGCAAGGGCCAGCGCAATCAGCTCCGCCATAGCAGTCTCCTGGAGTGATTAAGGCCAGAACTTGGCCAAGAAGTGGCTTTGGGAAAGCTATTCGCTTCCTCAATTAATTATGCCACGGTTTGGGGGCGGATTTAGCAGCCATGATGAACTTCATCCCGGTCATGGTCGCCCGGAGCGAGGGCGGTTCGTGTTTCAATCCGCGCTCCCGCGAGGGGAGCGATCGTGGCTGGGGCGGCGTGAAGACCTTGGCAATGCGTTTCAATCCGCGCTCCCGCGAGGGGAGCGATGTTGCGTTTGGTGCGACCGCTGGAAGGAACGCGAAGTTTCAATCCGCGCTCCCGCGAGGGGAGCGATCTCACAAACTTAGCGAAGTCCACAGCAGGCCCTTTGTTTCAATCCGCGCTCCCGCGAGGGGAGCGATTTCGTAAGGGGGCGAAGTAAAAACTAAGTCGACTGTTTCAATCCGCGCTCCCGCGAGGGGAGCGATGCCAGCGAATGTGGTACTCGTCGCCGAGGTGGTGTTTCAATCCGCGCTCCCGCGAGGGGAGCGATGATCGGGAATCGGCAATCGCCCACCTACGCGAATTGTTTCAATCCGCGCTCCCGCGAGGGGAGCGATATTAGACCATGACCTACCAAACCGACCCCACTTTTGTTTCAATCCGCGCTCCCGCGAGGGGAGCGATCTCAGTTCCGTCCACGTAGAGCCGAAGCTTGGCTGTTTCAATCCGCGCTCCCGCGAGGGGAGCGATAACGAAAGCCACACAACCACAACCAACCATGAGAGTTTCAATCCGCGCTCCCGCGAGGGGAGCGATTTGAGCTATACAATCACCACCGAATTACTCAACAGTTTCAATCCGCGCTCCCGCGAGGGGAGCGATCGAGGCAGTGACGGGCAGCACGAGCAATCGCCAGCAGTTTCAATCCGCGCTCCCGCGAGGGGAGCGATCGGAGCTTGTAGGGTTTGCTTTGTCCGGTATTTGGTTTCAATCCGCGCTCCCGCGAGGGGAGCGATGGCTCTCCGCAAGCACGACCTGCCGACCCCCGTGGTTTCAATCCGCGCTCCCGCGAGGGGAGCGATCAGAGCGCCAAGAGCAACAAATGCAATCCCAATAGTTTCAATCCGCGCTCCCGCGAGGGGAGCGATTGGCGTCGGACCTGAAAGTCTTGCAGGTCAAATACGTTTCAATCCGCGCTCCCGCGAGGGGAGCGATCCTCATCGGGCATTCCGTCGTTGGTTACAATGATGTTTCAATCCGCGCTCCCGCGAGGGGAGCGATGGGAGCAGTTGAAGCAACAGAAACAAAAGCAAGAGGTTTCAATCCGCGCTCCCGCGAGGGGAGCGATGTCGAGCCGGAACGATCTAATTCTAAAACAATAGTTTCAATCCGCGCTCCCGCGAGGGGAGCGATCTGCACGCTGATCGCCAAGGTGTCTTTGTTAATCGTGTTTCAATCCGCGCTCCCGCGAGGGGAGCGATGTCGATGTCGGCCAGTCGGCCCCGTGTGTGATGGTTTCAATCCGCGCTCCCGCGAGGGGAGCGATACCGTAAGAACTGTACCTAGTCGAAGTGCCTGTAGTTTCAATCCGCGCTCCCGCGAGGGGAGCGATACTGAGCAAAGCTAGGCAGGTCATAGTCGGTTTGTTTCAATCCGCGCTCCCGCGAGGGGAGCGATCCCGCCATCGTAAACCTCGTTGAGGTTGGCGGCTAGGATACGTTATTCGCGAACCTGCTGGTGGCGTGCCAAATTGCAGGTATGTGTTGATAGCACACATGAGCTAACTCGCCAAAATAAATGCACTTAAGACAATCGCGAACCCCAGAGGGCACCAGCGTGCGCTGACGGGTCGCGACGGGATGGGCACAGACTAGCAGGTTCTCACGGCTACGCAATCAGCGGGCCGTCGACGTCGTAGCCGGCTTTCGCTCCGACGTGTTCCACGCGGCGTTTCCAGTTCGCGCCAAGGTAGTAGAAACGCAGGCTGTCTTCTTCCGGTTGGATCAGTCCCAGCAGGCGGTCTTTGCATTCGGTCCACTCGGCAGGACTTACCTTCATTTCAAAGACGGAATTCTGCACGCGCTGGCCGTAGTCGAGGCACGTCTTCGCAACACGCGAAAGCCGCTTTCGTCCCGCCTTTGTTTTCGTGGAAACATCGTAAGTGACAAGAACATACATCAGGGCTCGCTCCCAACAGTATTCGTTTCACTTCCAGATCATCGGTGGATATGCGTCAATGTCGTCACGCAGATATCGGGCCAACAGGCGAGCCTGCAAGTGCATCAGCAGGCCGACGGTCACGCGTTCCTGCAAGTACGGGTGAAGGATTTCCTCCTGCTTGCGTTCTTGCCACGCTACCAGCACCTTCTTACGAGTCGCATCGTCCATCGTCACGCCGCCCGTTTCGCCGGTGGTGAATCCCGCGGCGGAGACTTGCCCACGATTCACGAGCGTCAGCATCACCCGATCAGCCAACGCTGGGCGGAACTCTTCCATCAGATCGAGGGCCAAGCTGGGACGTCCGGGTCGGTCGCGATGAAGAAAGCCAACCGCTGCATCAAGGCCGACCGCTTCGCAGGCACTACGCACATCGTGCAGCAGTAATGTGTAGACCAACGAAAGCAACGCGTTGATCGCATCACGTGGAGGGCGACGGCTCCGTTTCGTGAACTGAAACGCCCGGTCGCTACTGCCGACGAGGTCGTTCATCGCCCCGAAATATTGCACGGCCGCTTCCCCTTCGAGTCCACGGACGCGGTCGGCTGAATCGGCGGCCTTCACTTCGACCACGCTCGCACTGAGGCGTTTGGCGACGGCCTGCAAACGCTCAGTCCGCTCCGTATCGCCTGAGTCACGAGCCGTGCGGAGGAGCACGTTGCGGCAGTTCGCGAGTTTGCCAAGCACCACCGAGCGAGCGATTTCGCAAGTGCGTTTCTCGTCGTCCGCGGCACGATACTGAGCTCGCCGCAGCAGGACATTGCCTGGCGAATAACCGACCACCGCAGCCAGGAACTTGCCGTGCAGCGAGTGTAAAGAAATACTCACGCCGGCCTCGGCACAAGCACCCATCAATGCCGGGCTCACACCCACGCGGCCGAAGCAGGCGATGCTTTCGAGATTGTGCAGAGGAATCCGCAGTCGGGTTTCCTTCTCAACCCTCACAACGACGGCTTGCCCATCCTTTGCTAGATAAGCTCCGTCAGTCGTGACGAACAGCGTGTTGAGGTGCGTCTTCATCGCGGTGCTGTGTACACGGAGGGAATGGCTTAGCGGATTGATTGAACGTAAGCAGAAGCAGTTTGGCGACCGGGCGGCGGTGGCAAGCATTTCTCGTAAAGCGAGCAGGTATAGCACTTCTTTTCCCGCACCGCGAAAGGGACTTCACCGCTCGCCATGATTGCATGGAAACGAGCGGCAGCTTGGCGCGTGATTTCGCGCAGCGGAGTATCCAGCGGCACATCCACGCGCCGTCGCATCGTGCCATAGAAAAGCTGCCCATCGTCGATCCGCACGCCGAGCATTTCCTCCAGGCACATTGCCTGAACGCAAAGTTGCACGCGATCGCAATCGTTCTTCTTCGGCTTGCCCCGTTTGTACTCGACGGGCGTGATTTCCCACTGGGTAAGCTCTTCGGGTGTGGCTTGCAGGATGGCCTGGGTGAGCGTACGACCGCGCGGCTTCGTGCCAGCGGGTGGTCGCCACAAAACGACATCGGCGACCCCGGAAAGGCCCAACTCCAGCGACCGCAACGGCAACCCCCGGGTGATGCGCTCGCCATCTCGCGTTTCCGGTTTCCCCTCATGCGCCTTCTTGTGTAAGACGTTCCCTTCGGCAGTGAACCGATTCTCCTCCCAGAGCCGCTCAACGTGAATAAGGGCACACTGCCGCTCACAGAACCGCAGGTGCTGGAGGGCGGAGAGCGGGAGGAGGTTGGACTCGGGGTGGGGCATTGGTGGCTTTCACCCCATTAAAATTTGCGATCAATCGTAATGCCGTCAGGAAGATCACTCTCGTCGATCCTCACTTCGTAGTCGGAAAACTCGCGTGGAGGTTTTCCTTCATCATTGGTCTTCTGGGCCACGCTCACGCGATCAAAAAGTTTGTTCGCGGGGGCATTGCCAAGGGCGTCTTCGTGTTGGAAGCAAATCAGTGCTTGTGGAGCCATTTCGCCGCGGGCTGCTGAGCGATCACTGTCGAACATCTGGGCGAGCGACTTCCAGAAGAGTTCCAGGTCTTCCTCGCCGAAGCCGGTCTTTTCCGCAAGGTGCGGATTGATGAAGCCGTGGGCACGGTAGAGTCCGTAAGGGACGGTGAACTTGCGGCCCATTGTACGATTGCCCCCTTCTTGTTTTTCAGCTTCACGCTCGGTAGTGACCGCACAGCGGGTCACAGCGTGTTCCTGAGAAATGATCGGGTCAATACTCTGGGCCAAAGTAAACTGGATAGGACCGCGAACCTGACCGCAGTTGACATCGGTGGTCATGACCGCACCGAAGCTGCGGACATCGTAAAAATTTTGGCACATCCAAGCGGTTAGCTCTTGATCTTCCTGTGCCTTCTTCTCACCCTTCGATTTTCGCTTTTTGGGGTCAAGCTTCAATGCTTCGTAGGCTAAAGCATGCTGGTTGTTGAGGATCGCTTTTTCTTGCACATAAATCTGATGCCCCTCGGAACCATCCTTGGCCAGCGCAACGAAATTACGCACCTTGCGTTTTAGGCAAACGTCTGTCACTAAGCCATGCCCAGTTTCCGGGTCAACACGAGGGAGGTTTCCGGCATCGGGGTCGCCGTTAGGATTGCCGTTCTTGACGTCGAAGAGATAAACAAAGTCTACGCGGGGAATCATTGTGAAAGGCCTTCGCTATTTGTGGTGAACGAGTGTATCGAGAATGAGATCATCGCTGAAAGTTATTCTGCGGTTGCAGCTTCTGGTTCGTCTTTCGACTTCCTTGTGAAGATTTCCTGACGTTGATGGTAGTAACCAATGGCGAACTGCCCTTGCTCTTTCATGGGTAAATGGGTTGGAAAGTCGTCGATCCGACCGGCGATTTCTTGAATCCGCTTTTCGTGGTAAGTCTTCGCCCCTTTTTCAAGCTTGCCAAGATGATGTTGGTTCATCCGAATTAAGCGAGGGAAAACGCTCGCAGGCGTCGAGGAAGCAGAACTGAAATAGCGGTCCTTGATCGTGGCATTGATGCCCGGCAGGGCATCTTCTTGCGATTTTTCCAGCGCGGCGAATAGTCTGCCGAGGTGATAGGCCATGTCGGGTCGGTCGGGGTCGAGGCTCACGGGTAGCTCCAATTCGTAGTTACGGTTGAGGCAGGCTTTGATCGCTGCTGCGCGGATGAAACGCACTTCTCGGTCAGCCTTGATCCGTCGCAGCAGAGAAGAGTAGAAAAGATGTGGGTACTTTCCACCAGTGATGATGGCTCTCAACAAAGCCCCTTCCAGCAAGTCGGGGATGTCTTTCGCATCGCGGACCGTCTCACGAAGCAATCTCCACATCGGAGGGTGGGGTAAGTCTTTTAGGCCGCGAGCGATTTCGAGGTTCTGAAAATGCAGAGCGAGGTTGTTCGTCAAGTCTTGGATTGTACTACGCCACCAGAAGCGGACAGAAATGCGAGCAGCGTTGGGTGCTAGTCCAAGGATGTAAAACTCGGTGTCCGGCTCGCCAAATTCTCCTGGAAACTTGCCTCGAGAGATTTTTTCTAGGATCGCGCCGATTCGATTCGCAAGTTCTTCGTCCTCGGCAGCACTGGAAGGATCAAGGGCGAATGGGAGGAGCTGCTCGACGGCACTAGGCTTGTCTGTCCAAAAGACTACCGAGGTGTCGCCGAGGCGGATGCATTGCTCGCTGGCGAGCAATCGGTTAAGGGCGACGCAGTACTGAAAAGCAACTTGCTCGTTGACTGCCGCATTCGAGCCGCCATCTTTGCCATAGGACTCATAGGCTTTGTCATTGAAGGACACCAGCAACGCGCCAGCCGACTGCCCGCCCCAGACACCTTTGATTTTCGGTTCGTGCAGACGAGCAACAGGACCAACTTTGCCACTGACAAGGCATTGAGCAATCGTGTCCTCATCTTTTACTTCGGCTTCTTCGATCTGCTTATTCCACCACTTCGTGATTGGAGGACTCTCGTGAACATATTGTTTTTTCGATCGCAACTTGAAGACGCCGAAGCCCGTTTTCACTTCAGTCAGGATCCGAGTCTTTTCGTCGTTGCCGACGATCTCAGGGTTCCAGGTTTCTAGAAAGGTGCATACGGCAGAGAATTCAGGCGAGTCGATTTCCTCTTTCAAAGCCAAGTGCTTGTCGCGGAACGCCTCAAATGCTTCTTTGGTCCGCTCAGGCTTGTTATCATCAGGTTTGTAACCCAATGCATAGGAAGAATTGTCCCACAGGAAGCAGGGATTGATGCCCGAGCCAGAAGGCTTTGCGCTACCCAGCACGATGAGCGACTGATTCTTCAGCTTCCCTTTTTCGTCGGGTTTTCGGGCGTCTTGGATTTCAAACAGCGTGCCATCTTCTTCCAGCACGACGATGAATGAAATCTGCTGACGGCTATACCCGTACGCAGCGATATCACAATCAAGATCGGCAGCCAGTCGTTCGTAGTAATCGTTGAGCGCGTGGAGCAGCATTACTCAGCCTCCGCAGGCGAGGGGAGCGGAGGGACTTCAATCACGCCGTTCTTCATTTTCGCCTTGAAGAAGCGGGCTTCGACACAACGCTTCTCCCCGGTGTGGCCGTCGATCAGGTCAAACGCTCGCCCCTCTGGCTTGCTGTAAACCATGTCGTGTAGCATGTAGCCGAGGTCCTCTTCGCCGACGAGTTGCGACTCGGGGATTGGGGCTTCAACCCAATCGAATTCGCAAGCGAATTCCCGCGTGCCCAGATAGGGGCGGTGAAAACATTGCCCATTTTCTGCACGGCGTTTGAACATGTTGTAATGCTTGGCGACCGGTTCGCTGTCATCGAGTAGCTCGAAGCGTGCCTCAATGACGTAGGCAACGTCACGCAAAATGGTGGCGGCTCGCTGTTGGCGATCGTCTTCGACGACAATCGAGAGTGGCTTACTGGTTTCGCCCTTCTCAGCTTGTTTCATCGCAGTTTTCGCGTTCCGTTCAGACGCCTTGCTGGCAACTTCGTTTCGGCGCAGGTTGGTAAACACCGGCGGCTTCAGCACATGTAGCCGCTCGATCACCCAACGAACTTGTGGCTTCCAATAGATCGCTTCGAGGATACCGCGAGCCGCCGAGGGCGTGATGACGTCGTACGAGAGACGTTCCACCTTGGCTTCAGGGCGAGTGAAACAGGCGTAATCGCCCCAGACTTTGAGTCGGATGGGAGAAGGTTTGCTCATAAGGAATCACACTACCAGACTTTCAGGTTCGCGCCAGCCAGGGCGGTCTAGCATTAGCCCGAGCTGATGGTCGTAGAGGCTGTCGTTCGTAAGGATTGCGTAGCCGTGATCGGTTAGCTCGACGTCGCCGGCAGCGATGAGTTGCTTGTAGATCTGTTCGTAGACGGATACGGAGTAGCGTTGCAACTGCCGAAGCAGCTTACGAGAAGGTCCAGCATGTCGTAACTGCTTGATTAGTCGAGATCCGAGGGTACCATAGGACACGTAAACCGTTTCGCCTTGGTCGGCGATCATGCGGAACCGCTCAGCAGCGGTTTTGAAGTTGTAGGCGAAGCCGCCAAGCTCTTCTGGGAAGCAGGCCATCACTTGCTTATCATCCCAGCGATGAGCGCCCGCCTGGTTCCAATAGTGGAGATCGAAATACTGTTGTATCGCGGCCGGGTCGAGCGGGTCGGCATATTCAGGGAGGACTTCTCGCGTGGTCGCAGCGGTGGCGCCGAGGTAGCCTTTCACCTGGCAGTCGCTGGGGTCAAAAAGGTAAACCTTCCCGGTGGAGCGGAGCCCCTCGCGATTACAACGCCCGGCGGCTTGGGCCACGGAATCCAGCCCGGCCATCGAGCGAAACACCACCGGGAAATCAACATCGACACCCGCTTCAATGAGTTGTGTCGAAATGACACGGCATGGCAGATTGTTTTTCAATCGGTCGCGAATGATCTCAATCAGTTCGCCCCGGTGCTGACCGCAGAGAAGCGTACTAAGGTGAAACAGTGAGGGATTGTCTTCGTCATTTTCCCTCAGGGCGGCAAACAGCTTGGCCGCATGGGGCCGCGTATTGACGATGCACAGGAACGATTCCTCTCGTTCCAGTCGTGCCACGAGTTGCTCGTTAGTGACCGAGCCAATTCGCTCAACCTCGACACGCCGCATCCGCTCGTAGAGCTGCGTCGGCTCTGGAATCATCTCACGTACGTCTTCCAGGCCAATCTTGAAGTCATCGTTCTTTGTAATGGCAGGCTGCGTTGCCGTGCAGAGAACTACCGTACAGCGGTAGTTGGTCACGAGCTCGCGCAGCGCTTCGATACAAGGACGGAGCAACTCAACCGGCAGCGTTTGTGCTTCGTCCAGCACGATGACACTACCAGCCAGGTTGTGGAGCTTACGGCAACGGGAGGTGCGGTTGGCAAACATGGATTCGAAAAGCTGGACGTTCGTCGTTACCACAAGCGGTGCGTCCCAATTTTCTGCTATCAGGCGGTTGCGGTACGTTTCTTTCTCAGGGTCGAGATTGGAATGATGCTCAAGCACGCTATCCTCTCCCAAACTTTGCAGGGCACCACGGAATGTCTGAGCCGTTTGTTCGATGATGCTGGTGAAGGGTATGGCGTAGATCACACGCGACAGCCCATGTTCAATCGCGTGCTTCAGCGCAAACTGCAAGGACGAGAGCGTCTTGCCGCCCCCGGTTGGTACCGTCAAGGAAAAGAAGCCAGGGACGCTACTTGCCGCGTCTTTGCAAGCTAACAAAACCTCCCGGCGGCACTCATTAACCTCGCTGTTGACAGCCCCCGAGGCAAGTCGCGCGAGATGCCCTTCGAGTGCCACGGCTATGTCACTGAGTCGGATGGATTTTTGCGGTCGCTGCTGCGACCTCTCGGGGCTCATGAAGCCTTCCGTGCACAGAAAGTCTGCATCGACCAAGCAAGAGAACAGCATCCGCGTAAAGAAAGCGAGCTGGAAGGAAGCCCTCCTGCGATCAGGGCCTATGTTGTAGCCCTGGAGACTCAGCTCAGGGCACGACAGAAGTCGCGGGGGCGCAGAGCTCCAATCACAGATTTCCTTCTTGAGTCGTTTCTGGTCAAGATCCAAGGTATCGGCCAGCCCCGAATGATGCCCGGCAATGACGTAAGCAAGTAGTCGCCCAAATTGCCCAGCTGCGGTCATCGCATGCTGCGCTCCTGCGGTCGAGTGATCGACGCGACCGGCGTACTGCTCGAGGTGAGCCTCGAAGCCATTCTCTTTGTCGAGGTACGCTTGGAACTCCGGCGAGTATTTTCCTAAGTCGTGCCATCGTCCAGCGATTGCGCCCCAGTCGCGTGCTTTGAGAGGCTTCGCGAATCGTGCGGCCAACTGTGCAACTTCGTTGAGATGAGTTTCCAGCAGTTCCCACCGGTCATGGTCGTGGCCTTTGAGGCTATGTGCGTAGTACTTGTGAGTTGACACAATTTGTTGCTAGCGCGTGATCGATGAAGGGCGAAGAAAGCAAAGACGCAAAGGTCAAACGGACTCTGAAACGATAGCAAGCTGCTCATGGTCGCCTAGACCGCCATTCTTTTTTTCCAGCTTTGAGATGTTGAGAAGCTTTATCTCTTTTGCAGGACTTGGTTTGTGTCAGTTCTCCAGTTTGTTTGTTTTCGGCACGACCGGATCTCCGGTCATGCCGAAGACAAACTTAGAGTGACTTTAAACGAAGGCATTTTGCCAAACGTCGAATGTCGATTCCGCCCGTCTCTTCGCGATCGTGTCGGTGCGTCGCAAACGATTTCTAGTGCTATGTCTAATTCGCTGATAGCTAAAAAAGCCCACCACCCTGGGCTGGAGGGTCCAGCCCAGGTCATTGGACTTGCGATCTCACCCCTGCCCACCTGTTTTATTTTGGGCATCCCTGCGTTTTTGATTGATCTCTTTGCGTCGCGCCCGCCCATCAGGAACTGGTAGCCCGCGATCCTGGTGGTATTTGACGACGGCTTCGCGCACGACTGCGAGGCCGATGTTGAGCTCCTTGCCGATTTCATGGACTAAGTGGTCTTGGTTGAAAAGTGCCATGATCTCCTTGGCGAGGCGTGTTGCTTTCGTGTTTTTTTCCAAGCGACCTCGCAGCGATCGACCGTCTGGGACTGGAAGGTTGCGAGAGGTATGCCAGTAGGCGAATGCTTTGCTGTAGAGCTTCTTGCTGATTTCGAGCGAACTTTGAATTTCCTTAGCTGGCACACCCTTATCAAACATTTCCTTGACTTGGTCAGCAAGCTCAATATGTCTGGTGCACGGCGGATCC is a window from the Lacipirellulaceae bacterium genome containing:
- a CDS encoding molybdopterin converting factor produces the protein MQILLINNDGAGFADHVEVADGTTVETLFHRHVKHPRSEDYLIRVNRLPAARDQALQEGDRVSITPRKIEGACRR
- a CDS encoding ATP-dependent endonuclease, translated to MSHTVMERANRELDAYRHSESLPSTGTYRKNLQDGRWHPVLVVVEGNHDVAFLSNLSAILNKQDEQTPNLANWEAVGKILFFPTGGGGSGDIAAWGERLARLGQPRFHLHDKECGAEALNRLTVVARIDQHPNCTARITSRRSLENYLHPKAIQRAGGPKLVMKPETNVAVTLAKARLAESAPQLAWRSLSQRSQKRLIESAKRWLNSEAVSQMTPKLLARSDPEHELIGWLQEIRQLVDS
- the cas2 gene encoding CRISPR-associated endonuclease Cas2, translating into MYVLVTYDVSTKTKAGRKRLSRVAKTCLDYGQRVQNSVFEMKVSPAEWTECKDRLLGLIQPEEDSLRFYYLGANWKRRVEHVGAKAGYDVDGPLIA
- the cas1c gene encoding type I-C CRISPR-associated endonuclease Cas1c; the protein is MKTHLNTLFVTTDGAYLAKDGQAVVVRVEKETRLRIPLHNLESIACFGRVGVSPALMGACAEAGVSISLHSLHGKFLAAVVGYSPGNVLLRRAQYRAADDEKRTCEIARSVVLGKLANCRNVLLRTARDSGDTERTERLQAVAKRLSASVVEVKAADSADRVRGLEGEAAVQYFGAMNDLVGSSDRAFQFTKRSRRPPRDAINALLSLVYTLLLHDVRSACEAVGLDAAVGFLHRDRPGRPSLALDLMEEFRPALADRVMLTLVNRGQVSAAGFTTGETGGVTMDDATRKKVLVAWQERKQEEILHPYLQERVTVGLLMHLQARLLARYLRDDIDAYPPMIWK
- the cas4 gene encoding CRISPR-associated protein Cas4; amino-acid sequence: MPHPESNLLPLSALQHLRFCERQCALIHVERLWEENRFTAEGNVLHKKAHEGKPETRDGERITRGLPLRSLELGLSGVADVVLWRPPAGTKPRGRTLTQAILQATPEELTQWEITPVEYKRGKPKKNDCDRVQLCVQAMCLEEMLGVRIDDGQLFYGTMRRRVDVPLDTPLREITRQAAARFHAIMASGEVPFAVREKKCYTCSLYEKCLPPPPGRQTASAYVQSIR
- the cas7c gene encoding type I-C CRISPR-associated protein Cas7/Csd2; this translates as MIPRVDFVYLFDVKNGNPNGDPDAGNLPRVDPETGHGLVTDVCLKRKVRNFVALAKDGSEGHQIYVQEKAILNNQHALAYEALKLDPKKRKSKGEKKAQEDQELTAWMCQNFYDVRSFGAVMTTDVNCGQVRGPIQFTLAQSIDPIISQEHAVTRCAVTTEREAEKQEGGNRTMGRKFTVPYGLYRAHGFINPHLAEKTGFGEEDLELFWKSLAQMFDSDRSAARGEMAPQALICFQHEDALGNAPANKLFDRVSVAQKTNDEGKPPREFSDYEVRIDESDLPDGITIDRKF
- the cas8c gene encoding type I-C CRISPR-associated protein Cas8c/Csd1 produces the protein MLLHALNDYYERLAADLDCDIAAYGYSRQQISFIVVLEEDGTLFEIQDARKPDEKGKLKNQSLIVLGSAKPSGSGINPCFLWDNSSYALGYKPDDNKPERTKEAFEAFRDKHLALKEEIDSPEFSAVCTFLETWNPEIVGNDEKTRILTEVKTGFGVFKLRSKKQYVHESPPITKWWNKQIEEAEVKDEDTIAQCLVSGKVGPVARLHEPKIKGVWGGQSAGALLVSFNDKAYESYGKDGGSNAAVNEQVAFQYCVALNRLLASEQCIRLGDTSVVFWTDKPSAVEQLLPFALDPSSAAEDEELANRIGAILEKISRGKFPGEFGEPDTEFYILGLAPNAARISVRFWWRSTIQDLTNNLALHFQNLEIARGLKDLPHPPMWRLLRETVRDAKDIPDLLEGALLRAIITGGKYPHLFYSSLLRRIKADREVRFIRAAAIKACLNRNYELELPVSLDPDRPDMAYHLGRLFAALEKSQEDALPGINATIKDRYFSSASSTPASVFPRLIRMNQHHLGKLEKGAKTYHEKRIQEIAGRIDDFPTHLPMKEQGQFAIGYYHQRQEIFTRKSKDEPEAATAE